The following are from one region of the Streptomyces fradiae genome:
- a CDS encoding TerD family protein yields the protein MSGMTHAMLKGSNVPLDTAAVRAVLRWTPGPGVPDVDASALLLGADGRVRSDEDFVFYNQPRHPSGLVRRLAKKRGPEGLTDTVEADLGALEASVDQVVVAASSDGGSFRAVTDLRILLYDAAPGAAGGEPLAVFDVSAETGEETAIICGELYRRGEGWKFRAVGQGYPTGLVGLATDFGVSVDEGAEGAEVGPAAEAPEAAEATAPANDPAHDPDATMVHPPVGTGSGVTAPPPPTAPPGVPPQPATPPATAPAPAPAYGYPQPVGAPLPAPAYGYPHAAPEFRMPPMGPQFTGR from the coding sequence ATGTCCGGCATGACGCACGCGATGCTGAAGGGCTCCAACGTCCCTCTCGACACCGCGGCCGTACGGGCCGTGCTCCGCTGGACACCGGGACCGGGGGTGCCCGACGTGGACGCCTCGGCCCTGCTGCTCGGCGCGGACGGGCGTGTGCGTTCGGACGAGGACTTCGTCTTCTACAACCAGCCGCGGCACCCTTCGGGGCTTGTCCGCCGGCTGGCCAAGAAGCGCGGTCCGGAGGGCCTGACGGACACCGTGGAGGCCGATCTGGGGGCCCTGGAGGCCTCGGTCGACCAGGTGGTGGTCGCGGCCTCCTCGGACGGCGGCTCGTTCCGGGCCGTGACCGATCTGCGGATCCTGCTGTACGACGCGGCGCCGGGCGCGGCGGGCGGCGAGCCGCTCGCGGTGTTCGACGTGTCGGCGGAGACCGGCGAGGAGACCGCGATCATCTGCGGCGAACTGTACCGGCGCGGCGAGGGCTGGAAGTTCCGGGCGGTCGGGCAGGGCTATCCGACCGGTCTGGTCGGGCTCGCGACGGACTTCGGCGTCTCGGTCGACGAAGGGGCGGAAGGGGCGGAGGTCGGTCCGGCCGCCGAGGCCCCGGAGGCCGCGGAGGCCACCGCCCCCGCGAACGACCCGGCGCACGATCCGGACGCGACGATGGTGCACCCGCCGGTCGGCACCGGGTCCGGTGTGACGGCTCCGCCGCCGCCCACGGCGCCCCCGGGCGTACCGCCGCAGCCGGCCACTCCCCCGGCGACGGCACCGGCCCCGGCCCCGGCGTACGGCTATCCGCAGCCGGTCGGCGCCCCGCTGCCGGCCCCGGCGTACGGCTATCCGCACGCGGCGCCCGAGTTCCGGATGCCGCCGATGGGCCCGCAGTTCACCGGCCGCTGA
- a CDS encoding HpcH/HpaI aldolase/citrate lyase family protein: MRHFGHIPAATRSGLFHQEPAAFTADSPAPTLATALGATLYSPATRPRLAADIRKQATRGVVSMVLCLEDSINDAEVETGEANLVHQFAELAAGTGGDPDGAADLPLLFIRVREPRQITDLVDRLGETVRLLSGFVLPKFTESRGRGFLEALAVAERACGRRLFAMPVLESPELLHLETRAETLAGIAALTGKYRERILALRLGVTDFCSHYGLRRTPDMTAYDVQIVAAVIGDVVNVLGRSDGTGFTITGPVWEYFRQGERMFKPQLRRSPFLEGRAEDLRTALIEHDLDGLLREIELDRANGLLGKTCIHPTHVVPVHALSVVSHEEFSDAQDILRPERGGGGVLRSAYTNKMNEVKPHRAWAERILRRAEVFGVAREDVGFVELLTAGLAG, translated from the coding sequence ATGCGTCATTTCGGGCACATCCCGGCCGCAACGCGGTCCGGATTGTTCCACCAGGAGCCCGCCGCCTTCACGGCGGACTCACCCGCGCCCACGCTCGCCACCGCGCTCGGCGCCACCCTCTACAGCCCGGCCACCCGACCCCGGCTCGCCGCCGACATCCGCAAGCAGGCCACCCGCGGCGTCGTCTCCATGGTCCTCTGCCTGGAGGATTCGATCAACGACGCCGAGGTCGAGACCGGCGAGGCGAACCTGGTCCACCAGTTCGCCGAGCTCGCAGCCGGCACCGGCGGGGACCCCGACGGCGCCGCCGACCTGCCCCTGCTCTTCATCCGGGTCCGCGAGCCCAGGCAGATCACCGACCTCGTCGACCGGCTCGGTGAGACGGTCCGGCTGCTGTCCGGATTCGTACTGCCCAAGTTCACCGAGAGTCGCGGCCGCGGCTTCCTCGAAGCACTCGCCGTCGCCGAGCGCGCCTGCGGCCGCCGGCTCTTCGCCATGCCCGTCCTGGAGTCCCCCGAACTGCTCCACCTGGAGACCCGGGCCGAGACCCTGGCCGGCATCGCCGCCCTCACCGGCAAGTACCGCGAGCGGATCCTCGCGCTCCGCCTCGGCGTCACCGACTTCTGCTCCCACTACGGGCTGCGCCGCACGCCCGACATGACCGCCTACGACGTCCAGATCGTCGCCGCCGTCATCGGCGACGTCGTCAACGTCCTCGGCCGCTCCGACGGCACCGGCTTCACCATCACCGGCCCCGTCTGGGAGTACTTCCGCCAGGGCGAGCGCATGTTCAAGCCACAATTGCGCCGCAGCCCCTTCCTGGAGGGCCGAGCCGAGGACCTGCGCACCGCGCTCATCGAGCACGACCTCGACGGACTGCTGCGCGAGATCGAACTCGACCGCGCCAACGGACTGCTCGGCAAGACCTGCATCCACCCCACCCATGTGGTGCCGGTGCACGCGCTCTCCGTGGTCAGCCACGAGGAGTTCAGCGACGCCCAGGACATCCTGCGGCCGGAACGCGGCGGTGGCGGGGTGCTCCGCTCCGCGTACACGAACAAGATGAACGAGGTGAAGCCCCACCGCGCGTGGGCCGAGCGGATCCTGCGGCGCGCCGAGGTCTTCGGCGTGGCCCGCGAGGACGTCGGCTTCGTGGAGCTGCTCACCGCGGGACTGGCCGGCTGA
- a CDS encoding response regulator, with protein MRVMLAEDSTLLREGLVRLLAEEGHEVRAAVGTGVELLAAVAADPPEVVVADVRMPPTHTDEGLRAALEIRGRWPAVGVLVLSQYVEKRYATELLVDGAGPGGVGYLLKDRVAQVDEFLEALERVGEGRTAFDPEVVRRLLVRSTHTDPLARLTPREGEVLAAMAQGHTNAAVAARLHVSQSAVEKHINAIFDKLELTGRSEGYSKRVLAVLRYLDS; from the coding sequence GTGCGCGTGATGCTCGCCGAGGACTCCACCCTGCTGCGCGAAGGGCTCGTACGGCTGCTCGCGGAGGAGGGCCACGAGGTGCGGGCGGCGGTCGGCACCGGCGTCGAACTCCTCGCCGCCGTCGCCGCCGACCCGCCGGAGGTCGTGGTCGCGGACGTACGCATGCCGCCGACCCACACCGACGAGGGGCTGCGCGCGGCCCTGGAGATCCGCGGCCGGTGGCCGGCGGTGGGCGTGCTCGTGCTCTCCCAGTACGTGGAGAAGCGGTACGCGACCGAGCTCCTGGTGGACGGGGCCGGGCCGGGCGGCGTCGGCTATCTGCTCAAGGACCGGGTGGCGCAGGTCGACGAGTTCCTGGAGGCCCTGGAACGGGTCGGCGAGGGCCGCACCGCCTTCGACCCGGAGGTCGTCCGCCGCCTCCTGGTCCGCTCCACCCACACCGACCCGCTGGCCCGGCTGACCCCGCGCGAGGGCGAGGTCCTGGCGGCGATGGCCCAGGGCCACACGAACGCGGCGGTCGCGGCGCGGCTGCACGTGTCGCAGAGCGCGGTGGAGAAACACATCAACGCGATCTTCGACAAGCTGGAGCTGACGGGCCGGAGCGAGGGCTACAGCAAGAGGGTCCTGGCGGTGCTGAGGTACCTGGACAGTTAG
- a CDS encoding zinc ribbon domain-containing protein, which translates to MPRYEYRCRTCGDTFELSRPMAESAAPAACPAGHDDTVKLLSAVAVGGTAAAQAKPSGGGGGCCGGRCCG; encoded by the coding sequence ATGCCTCGTTACGAGTACCGCTGCCGCACCTGCGGAGACACCTTCGAGCTCAGCCGTCCGATGGCCGAGTCCGCCGCCCCCGCCGCCTGCCCCGCCGGGCACGACGACACCGTGAAGCTGCTCTCGGCCGTCGCGGTCGGTGGCACCGCCGCCGCCCAGGCCAAGCCCTCCGGCGGCGGTGGCGGGTGCTGCGGCGGAAGGTGCTGCGGCTAA
- a CDS encoding DedA family protein produces the protein MDTWINSLMDTLGAPGAGLAVALENLFPPIPSEVILPLAGFAASTGRMGLLAALLWTTAGSVVGALALYGAGALFGRARVIAVAARLPLVKVADIERTEAWFARHGTKAVLFGRMVPIFRSLVSVPAGVERMRLPVFLALTALGSALWNTAFVLAGYALGENWEQVTGYVSVYSKAVLGVAAAAVVLFVAVRLRRRALRPGPGARRARTRARAHR, from the coding sequence ATGGACACCTGGATCAACAGCCTCATGGACACCCTCGGCGCGCCCGGCGCGGGCCTCGCCGTCGCCCTGGAGAACCTCTTCCCGCCCATCCCCAGCGAGGTGATCCTGCCGCTGGCCGGGTTCGCCGCCTCGACGGGACGGATGGGGCTGCTCGCCGCGCTGCTGTGGACCACGGCGGGTTCGGTGGTCGGCGCGCTCGCGCTGTACGGGGCGGGGGCGCTGTTCGGGCGGGCGCGGGTGATCGCGGTCGCCGCCCGGCTGCCGCTCGTCAAGGTCGCGGACATCGAGCGGACGGAGGCGTGGTTCGCGCGGCACGGCACCAAGGCGGTGCTGTTCGGGCGGATGGTGCCGATCTTCCGCAGTCTGGTCTCGGTGCCGGCCGGGGTGGAGCGGATGCGGCTGCCGGTGTTCCTGGCGCTCACCGCGCTGGGCAGCGCGCTGTGGAACACCGCCTTCGTTCTCGCCGGTTATGCCCTCGGCGAGAACTGGGAGCAGGTCACCGGCTATGTGTCGGTCTACTCGAAGGCGGTGCTCGGCGTGGCCGCCGCGGCCGTGGTGCTCTTCGTCGCCGTCCGGCTGCGGCGGCGGGCGCTCAGGCCGGGTCCGGGAGCACGGCGGGCGCGGACCCGGGCGCGGGCGCACCGTTGA
- a CDS encoding sensor histidine kinase, with the protein MRPITKNSGRAARTVTALALGAVLTLLEVVAALLLLPLLVWPGGRRTAARAAERIVRAGRWRLDRLLGVRVPPYGQPRTLPYLVARWPLDLLGIAVLASAVTGLAYLLFALGGWLFVDLREPFMVAVGGLGGLLMLFLSVQGLNQVARTHVELVLRMRGPRRTDVLEARIVQLAASRAEIMDVVHEERRRIERDLHDGVQQRLVALGLLLGRARRGRDPERAAELLLQAHEEARLALDELREVAWRVHPAILDQAGLRPALEAVAERSPLPVRLAYAVPRELPRAVETAAYFVVSEAVTNVVKHAGPGSSVDVQVGWEDGVLGIRVRDDGPGGAAPGGGSDSGGGSGLAGLAGRVAALDGRFTVDSPAGGPTVIGAELPCA; encoded by the coding sequence ATGAGGCCGATCACGAAGAACTCCGGCCGCGCGGCCCGCACGGTGACCGCCCTCGCCCTGGGCGCCGTTCTCACGCTCCTGGAAGTGGTGGCCGCGCTGCTCCTGCTGCCGCTCCTGGTGTGGCCGGGCGGCCGGCGGACCGCCGCGCGGGCGGCCGAGCGGATCGTCCGGGCCGGGCGGTGGCGCCTGGACCGGCTGCTCGGCGTCCGCGTCCCGCCGTACGGACAGCCGCGCACCCTGCCGTACCTCGTGGCGCGCTGGCCGCTCGACCTGCTCGGCATCGCCGTCCTCGCCAGCGCGGTCACCGGCCTGGCGTATCTGCTCTTCGCGCTCGGCGGCTGGCTGTTCGTCGACCTGCGGGAGCCGTTCATGGTCGCGGTCGGCGGGCTCGGCGGCCTGCTCATGCTCTTCCTTTCGGTCCAGGGGCTCAATCAAGTGGCCCGCACGCACGTCGAGTTGGTGCTGCGCATGCGCGGTCCGCGCCGGACCGACGTGCTGGAGGCGCGGATCGTCCAACTCGCCGCGAGCCGCGCCGAGATCATGGACGTCGTCCACGAGGAACGCCGCCGCATCGAGCGCGATCTGCACGACGGCGTACAGCAGCGGCTCGTCGCCCTCGGCCTGCTCCTCGGCCGGGCCCGCCGCGGCCGCGACCCCGAGCGGGCCGCCGAACTCCTGCTCCAGGCGCACGAGGAGGCCCGGCTCGCGCTCGACGAACTCCGCGAGGTGGCCTGGCGCGTGCACCCGGCGATCCTCGACCAGGCCGGCCTGCGTCCCGCCCTCGAAGCGGTCGCCGAACGCAGCCCGCTGCCGGTGCGGCTGGCCTACGCCGTGCCGCGGGAGCTGCCCAGGGCGGTCGAGACGGCCGCGTACTTCGTGGTGTCGGAGGCGGTGACGAACGTGGTCAAGCACGCGGGGCCGGGCAGCAGCGTGGACGTACAAGTGGGCTGGGAGGACGGGGTGTTGGGCATACGGGTACGGGACGACGGGCCCGGTGGCGCCGCACCCGGCGGCGGTAGCGATAGCGGCGGCGGCAGCGGCCTGGCCGGACTCGCGGGCCGGGTGGCGGCGCTCGACGGGCGGTTCACGGTGGACAGCCCGGCGGGCGGACCGACGGTGATCGGGGCGGAGCTGCCGTGCGCGTGA
- a CDS encoding phosphoribosyltransferase, translating into MVWTGTWVAERLGVELLGDEKLPDLLGLALRRNPKRAHLLVSNVLGKHVPQRPGVVHGSGYELGVRVRELLGDAETARSVVLGYAETATGLGHSVADGLGSAPYLHSTRRPVEGAATAGGFEESHSHATSHLLLPEDPALLAAPGPLVLVDDEFSTGNTVLNTIRDLHERYPRERYVIVALVDMRSAADLGRLEAFGREIGARTDLVAGATGTVRLPDGVLAKGQALVAAQETAAVSGSAFASVSVPRQPRGPRTGSVPAAVPVRVGLGWPAGVPDGGRHGFTPAHAVALNDALPAMAERLTEALGGARRVLVLGFEELMYAPLRLALALERAGTDVRYSTTTRSPVLAVDDPGYAIRTRLVFPAHDEPADGPGERYAYNVAGGGFDAVVAVVDSVADTPELHAPDGLLAQLAAHIPHVVLAVVPSYVPQASYVSQAPEAPERSSMLPEPLRGPAFSSYAPEEVGWLLQDLSDVELEAPTEEREEAIQSGGAHYAESLPVEYQPTERYQELYASALDASAARIARAVGTVTETVLAERGPRPVLVSLARAGTPVGALMRRWAQHRHGLELPHYAVSIVRGRGIDANALRWLAEHHDPADVVFVDGWTGKGAITRELSDALDEFDGFVPEIAVLADPGSCVRTYGTREDFLIPSACLNSTVSGLISRTVLRADLVGPHDFHGAKFYRELAGADVSTAFLDAVAARFDEVADAVDTEVKELLAADRTPTWEGWAAVERISEEYGIHDVNLVKPGVGETTRVLLRRVPWKILAKRGAGADLAHVRLLAEQRGVPVEEVDELPYSCVGLIHPRFTRGATGADGKAVVSQ; encoded by the coding sequence GTGGTGTGGACCGGAACGTGGGTAGCGGAGCGACTGGGCGTCGAACTGCTCGGCGACGAGAAGCTGCCCGACCTGCTGGGCCTGGCCCTGCGCCGCAACCCCAAGCGGGCCCATCTGCTCGTCTCCAACGTGCTCGGCAAGCACGTGCCGCAGCGCCCGGGCGTCGTCCACGGCTCGGGGTACGAGCTGGGCGTACGGGTACGGGAGCTGCTCGGCGACGCGGAGACCGCCCGTTCCGTCGTCCTTGGCTACGCGGAGACGGCCACCGGCCTCGGCCACTCCGTCGCCGACGGCCTGGGCTCCGCGCCCTATCTGCACTCCACCCGGCGCCCCGTCGAGGGGGCCGCCACCGCCGGCGGCTTCGAGGAGTCCCACTCCCACGCCACCTCCCACCTGCTGCTCCCCGAGGACCCGGCGCTGCTGGCCGCCCCCGGCCCGCTCGTCCTCGTCGACGACGAGTTCTCCACCGGCAACACGGTCCTCAACACCATCCGCGACCTGCACGAGCGCTACCCGCGCGAGCGGTACGTGATCGTCGCCCTGGTCGACATGCGCTCGGCCGCCGACCTGGGCCGCCTGGAGGCCTTCGGCCGCGAGATCGGCGCCCGGACCGACCTGGTGGCCGGCGCGACCGGCACCGTACGACTCCCCGACGGGGTCCTCGCCAAGGGCCAGGCGCTGGTCGCGGCCCAGGAGACGGCGGCCGTGAGCGGTTCCGCCTTCGCGTCCGTGTCCGTCCCGCGGCAGCCCAGGGGGCCCCGTACGGGATCCGTGCCCGCCGCTGTACCCGTACGGGTCGGGCTCGGCTGGCCCGCGGGCGTACCGGACGGCGGCCGGCACGGCTTCACCCCCGCCCACGCGGTGGCCCTGAACGACGCCCTGCCCGCGATGGCCGAGCGCCTGACCGAGGCCCTCGGCGGCGCGCGGCGCGTCCTCGTCCTCGGCTTCGAGGAGCTGATGTACGCGCCGCTGCGGCTCGCCCTCGCCCTGGAGCGGGCCGGGACCGACGTCCGCTACTCCACCACCACCCGCTCGCCCGTCCTCGCCGTCGACGACCCCGGCTACGCGATAAGGACCCGGCTGGTCTTCCCCGCGCACGACGAGCCCGCCGACGGCCCCGGCGAGCGGTACGCCTACAACGTCGCGGGCGGCGGCTTCGACGCGGTCGTCGCCGTCGTCGACTCCGTCGCCGACACCCCGGAACTGCACGCGCCTGACGGACTCCTCGCCCAGCTCGCCGCGCACATCCCGCACGTCGTGCTGGCCGTCGTCCCCTCGTACGTACCCCAGGCCTCGTACGTCTCCCAGGCCCCCGAAGCTCCCGAAAGGAGCTCCATGCTGCCCGAGCCCCTCCGCGGCCCCGCCTTCTCCTCGTACGCGCCGGAAGAGGTCGGCTGGCTGCTCCAGGACCTCTCGGACGTCGAGCTCGAGGCCCCGACCGAGGAGCGCGAGGAGGCCATCCAGAGCGGCGGCGCGCACTACGCGGAGTCGCTGCCCGTCGAGTACCAGCCGACCGAGCGCTACCAGGAGCTGTACGCCTCCGCCCTCGACGCCTCCGCCGCCCGCATCGCCCGCGCGGTCGGCACCGTCACCGAGACCGTGCTCGCGGAGCGCGGCCCGCGCCCGGTCCTGGTCTCCCTCGCCCGGGCCGGCACCCCCGTCGGCGCGCTGATGCGCCGCTGGGCGCAGCACCGGCACGGCCTGGAGCTGCCGCACTACGCGGTGTCCATCGTCCGCGGCCGCGGCATCGACGCCAACGCGCTGCGCTGGCTCGCCGAGCACCACGACCCGGCCGACGTCGTGTTCGTCGACGGCTGGACCGGCAAGGGCGCCATCACCCGCGAACTCAGCGACGCCCTCGATGAGTTCGACGGCTTCGTGCCGGAGATCGCGGTGCTCGCCGACCCCGGCTCCTGCGTCCGCACCTACGGCACCCGCGAGGACTTCCTCATCCCCTCCGCCTGCCTCAACTCCACCGTCTCCGGCCTGATATCGCGCACCGTGCTGCGCGCCGACCTGGTCGGCCCGCACGACTTCCACGGCGCCAAGTTCTACCGCGAACTGGCCGGCGCCGATGTGTCCACCGCCTTCCTCGACGCCGTCGCCGCCCGTTTCGACGAGGTCGCCGACGCCGTCGACACCGAGGTCAAGGAGCTCCTCGCCGCCGACCGCACCCCCACCTGGGAGGGCTGGGCGGCCGTGGAGCGGATCAGCGAGGAGTACGGCATCCACGACGTGAACCTGGTCAAGCCCGGCGTCGGCGAGACCACCCGGGTCCTGCTGCGCCGCGTGCCCTGGAAGATCCTGGCCAAGCGCGGCGCGGGCGCCGACCTCGCGCACGTACGGCTGCTCGCCGAACAGCGCGGGGTCCCGGTCGAGGAGGTCGACGAACTGCCGTACAGCTGCGTGGGGTTGATCCACCCCCGGTTCACCCGCGGGGCGACAGGCGCCGACGGCAAGGCGGTGGTGTCCCAGTGA
- a CDS encoding HAD family hydrolase, with protein sequence MTGTPLPNPTATSPATSTVLVASDLDRTLIYSSGALALGMPDPQAPRLLCVEVHEAKPLSYVTERAAAELRALAAETVFVPTTTRTRKQYQRIRLLGDAPAPKYAICANGGHLLVDGVSDPDWHAGVLRRVAEACAPLSEVRAYLTATTDLSWVRKHRVAEDLFAYLVVERERLPQDWLDRFTAWADDRGWTVSLQGRKVYAVPRPLTKSAAMREVARRTAATLTLAAGDSLLDADLLLAADRSWRPGHGELADTDWGAPHVTALPERGVTAGERIIRAFRAAAREHANPWFNGAPAPGSAPAVLPDPA encoded by the coding sequence GTGACCGGCACCCCTCTGCCGAACCCCACGGCCACCTCCCCTGCCACGTCCACGGTCCTCGTCGCCAGCGACCTCGACCGCACCCTCATCTACTCCAGCGGCGCCCTCGCCCTCGGCATGCCCGACCCGCAGGCCCCGCGCCTGCTGTGCGTCGAGGTGCACGAGGCCAAGCCGCTCTCGTACGTCACCGAGCGCGCCGCCGCCGAACTGCGCGCGCTCGCCGCCGAGACGGTCTTCGTGCCGACCACCACCCGCACCCGCAAGCAGTACCAGCGGATCCGGCTGCTCGGCGACGCCCCGGCACCGAAGTACGCGATCTGCGCCAACGGCGGGCACCTGCTCGTCGACGGCGTCTCCGACCCCGACTGGCACGCCGGCGTGCTGCGCCGGGTCGCCGAGGCCTGCGCGCCGCTCTCCGAGGTCCGCGCCTACCTCACCGCCACCACCGACCTGTCCTGGGTGCGCAAGCACCGCGTCGCCGAAGACCTGTTCGCCTACCTCGTCGTCGAACGCGAACGCCTCCCGCAGGACTGGCTCGACCGCTTCACCGCGTGGGCGGACGACCGCGGCTGGACCGTCTCCCTGCAGGGCCGCAAGGTGTACGCGGTGCCCCGGCCGCTCACCAAGAGCGCCGCCATGCGCGAGGTCGCCCGCCGCACCGCCGCCACCCTCACCCTCGCCGCCGGCGACTCCCTCCTCGACGCCGACCTGCTGCTCGCCGCCGACCGCTCCTGGCGCCCCGGCCACGGCGAACTCGCCGACACCGACTGGGGCGCGCCGCACGTCACGGCGCTGCCCGAGCGGGGCGTCACGGCGGGCGAGCGGATCATCCGCGCCTTCCGCGCCGCGGCGCGGGAGCATGCCAATCCCTGGTTCAACGGTGCGCCCGCGCCCGGGTCCGCGCCCGCCGTGCTCCCGGACCCGGCCTGA